In one Nicotiana tomentosiformis chromosome 6, ASM39032v3, whole genome shotgun sequence genomic region, the following are encoded:
- the LOC104102471 gene encoding uncharacterized protein isoform X1 produces MHGIGRIQRDCKRRSGGGGGQHMPATITRRTVAAGDSPLVSTVTADSFCKDGRKISVGDCALFKPPHDSPPFIGIIRRLTLSQDNNLQLGLNWLYRPAELKLGKGILLDTTPNEIFYSFHRDEIPAASLLHPCKVAFLPKGAELPTGTSSFVCRRVYDIQNKCLWWLTDQDFINELQEEVDQLLYKTRAEMHATVQPGGRSPKPMNGPISSSQLKPGSDNVQSSVTSFPPQVKGKKRERGEQGSESIKRERSVKSDDSESILKSEISKITEEGGLVDNEGAAKLVQLMQPDRLDRKMDLISRSMLASVVAATDKFDCLDRFVQLKGLPVLDGWLQDVRKGRIVEFSNIKEGDKPVEEFLLVLLRALDKLPVNLQALQMCNIGRSVNHLRQHKNIEIQRKARSLVDTWKKRVEAEMNVIDAKSGSNQAVTWPSRSRLPEASHSGNKNPGGSSDATKSLVTQFSASKTTSIKPTPMETSIKSESLSPSSIKQASSPSSGKVGQPRVSAVGYCDVHLAKEDKSSSSSQSHNHSQSFSGKEDARSSTAVSMSSIKISNGGSRHRKSINGGHGSSVSGGQKESSTNRNSSLHRNPSTDKLLQSALSGEKTVHVPAVEGSSHKLIVKISNKGRSPARSASGGSYEDPTIMSSRASSPAFSEKNDQPDRNSKEKTDAYRSNVTFDVNGESWQSNVLKDVLTGSDEGDGSPVAIPEEERSKTVGEGRKSAEVAKAASSSSGTELKSAKLHEASFSSMNALIESCVKYSEANTSMSLSDAVGMNLLASVATEEMSKSERVSPSISPQGESPSGEETGTGDELKSKSSPVDSSSGDLIGQNDGDGNGGKEKQLIAASTSWSEGKLHAYRSAVTEFTGDRRPTSSPSEEKTTGECFNSSCIGSQTAGDLKSDVNGKLGEMEKSAASPCSVSERTSDGEQSKQFQEEKVVSTKTFDGVLDAELDGHGSSIVEDQVTNALLSMEDLKRPVEVSTSKFEGDHKNEVSRVLGVASTELKPASIVAKSEPTEGSDKEELQPTGFSRDSVARQGGQPDKIDAKNTKQVEKLNSDQEAVDASVIEDKAIFESNLARRNLIKDEPSVENNDIPAHDPGGGLFTKEAPGFSNAEVEKLVESREFKYSGVEADRTKDCASTKGETSSSSAAAAPDSASKMKFDLNEGFISDEGKYGEPINSRGLGCLSNVHIMSPLPFAVSSVSSSLPASVTVAAAAKGPFVPPEDLLRVKGEFGWKGSAATSAFRPAEPRKALDMHSCSTAISLSEASTSKHGRPPLDIDLNVADERTFDDINSRDSVLAIVSAVDHITDLVASKSKHPDSPAVHSSGGLDLDLNRVDEPNDVGQCSLSSSHRLEGVVLPSKSISSGGLPTVEVRRDFDLNNGPGVDDSSVEQPLFYQSHQGILRSQFNASSLRMNNPEMGNLSSWFAPGNSYSTMTIPSILSDRGEQPPFPITPSGAPRMLGPAAAGPPFTPDVFRGSVLSSSPAVQFSPSPFQYPVFPFGTTFPLPSATYAVGSASYIDSSSGGRLFTPPVNSQLLGHVGAVSSQYPRPYVVAVPDVNSNGAVDHNRKRSRQGLDLNAGPGAMDLDGKEESVPLASRQLSVAGSQAHADEHGMMYPVAGGLLKRKEPEGGWDSESFRFKQSSWQ; encoded by the exons GCATCATTACTCCATCCATGTAAAGTTGCATTCCTTCCTAAAGGGGCTGAACTTCCAACAGGAACATCCTCATTTGTCTGCAGGCGGGTTTATGACATTCAAAACAAGTGTTTATGGTGGTTAACTGATCAAGATTTTATTAAC GAGCTACAAGAAGAGGTAGATCAGCTGTTATACAAGACACGAGCAGAGATGCATGCAACAGTGCAGCCTGGTGGTCGTTCTCCTAAACCAATGAATGGCCCTATATCATCATCACAATTGAAACCTGGTTCTGATAATGTACAAAGTAGTGTAACTTCTTTTCCTCCACAAGTCAAGGGAAAGAAAAGGGAGCGGGGAGAACAGGGTTCTGAATCTATTAAGCGTGAACGTTCAGTTAAATCTGATGATAGTGAAAGCATCTTGAAATCTGAAATTTCTAAAATAACGGAAGAAGGAGGGCTTGTGGACAATGAAGGGGCTGCAAAACTTGTTCAGCTCATGCAACCAGATAGATTGGACAGGAAAATGGATTTGATTAGTCGTTCAATGCTTGCAAGTGTTGTAGCTGCGACTGACAAGTTTGACTGCCTTGACAGGTTTGTGCAGCTAAAGGGTTTGCCTGTGTTAGATGGGTGGCTTCAAGATGTTCGTAAAGGAAGGATTGTTGAATTTAGTAATATTAAGGAGGGTGATAAACCAGTTGAGGAATTTCTCTTGGTTTTGCTGCGTGCACTTGATAAGCTTCCTGTGAATCTTCAAGCACTACAGATGTGCAATATTGGTAGATCTGTTAATCACTTGCGCCAACATAAAAACATTGAGATCCAGAGAAAGGCACGGAGCTTAGTTGACACATGGAAGAAACGTGTAGAAGCTGAAATGAACGTCATTGATGCTAAGTCTGGTTCAAATCAAGCTGTCACATGGCCCTCAAGATCACGGTTGCCCGAGGCTTCTCATAGCGGCAACAAAAATCCTGGTGGTTCTAGTGATGCAACAAAGAGCTTAGTTACACAGTTTTCTGCATCTAAAACGACCTCAATTAAGCCTACACCAATGGAAACTAGCATAAAGTCTGAGTCCTTATCCCCAAGCTCCATAAAACAAGCATCATCTCCTTCATCTGGAAAAGTGGGTCAGCCAAGAGTTTCAGCTGTTGGTTACTGTGATGTTCATCTAGCAAAGGAAGATAAAAGCAGCAGTTCTAGCCAGTCTCACAATCACAGTCAATCCTTCTCAGGGAAAGAGGACGCAAGGAGTTCAACTGCAGTGTCAATGAGCAGCATCAAGATCTCTAATGGTGGTTCTCGGCACCGCAAATCAATAAATGGTGGTCATGGATCATCAGTATCTGGAGGTCAAAAAGAAAGTTCTACAAACAGAAATTCTTCATTGCACAGAAACCCTAGCACTGATAAGTTGCTGCAGTCTGCATTGAGTGGTGAAAAAACAGTTCATGTGCCTGCTGTTGAGGGGAGTAGTCACAAATTGATAGTTAAGATTTCTAACAAGGGTCGCAGTCCTGCCCGGAGTGCTAGTGGAGGATCATATGAAGACCCTACCATCATGAGCAGCCGAGCTTCTTCTCCTGCGTTTTCCGAAAAGAATGATCAGCCTGATCGTAATTCTAAGGAGAAGACTGACGCATATCGATCAAATGTTACTTTTGACGTGAATGGAGAATCATGGCAGAGCAATGTCTTGAAAGATGTTCTCACTGGATCTGACGAAGGTGATGGATCACCTGTTGCTATTCCGGAGGAAGAGCGAAGTAAAACTGTTGGTGAGGGCAGGAAATCAGCTGAAGTTGCAAAAGCTGCTTCTTCATCATCAGGAACGGAACTGAAGTCAGCGAAACTGCACGAAGCTTCTTTCAGCTCCATGAATGCATTGATTGAGAGTTGTGTAAAATATTCTGAAGCAAACACGTCCATGTCACTAAGTGATGCTGTTGGAATGAATCTGCTTGCCAGTGTGGCTACTGAAGAAATGTCCAAGTCAGAGAGGGTTTCACCTTCTATTTCTCCACAAGGAGAAAGTCCTTCAGGTGAAGAGACTGGCACAGGTGATGAGCTTAAGTCAAAGTCATCTCCTGTAGATAGTTCTTCTGGTGACCTTATTGGGCAAAATGACGGTGATGGTAATGGTGGTAAAGAGAAACAGTTAATTGCTGCTAGTACTTCGTGGTCTGAGGGCAAACTACATGCTTACAGAAGTGCAGTGACGGAGTTTACCGGAGATAGAAGACCCACTTCATCTCCTTCTGAAGAAAAAACTACGGGAGAGTGCTTCAACTCTTCCTGCATTGGTTCGCAGACAGCTGGAGATTTAAAATCAGATGTTAATGGGAAGTTGGGTGAGATGGAAAAGTCTGCTGCTTCTCCTTGCAGTGTATCAGAAAGGACCAGTGATGGTGAACAGAGCAAACAATTCCAGGAGGAAAAAGTGGTTTCCACTAAGACTTTTGACGGTGTTCTAGATGCTGAATTAGATGGACATGGTAGTTCAATAGTAGAAGACCAAGTCACTAATGCCCTTTTAAGCATGGAAGACTTAAAACGACCAGTTGAAGTTTCCACTTCTAAATTTGAAGGCGACCACAAAAATGAGGTGAGTAGGGTGTTAGGTGTTGCTAGTACAGAGCTGAAACCAGCTTCGATTGTGGCAAAATCTGAACCTACAGAGGGAAGTGACAAGGAAGAGCTGCAACCAACTGGTTTTAGTCGAGATTCTGTTGCACGCCAAGGTGGACAGCCTGATAAAATAGATGCAAAAAATACTAAGCAGGTAGAAAAGCTAAATTCTGATCAAGAAGCGGTTGATGCTTCTGTTATTGAGGATAAAGCCATATTTGAATCTAATTTAGCTAGAAGAAATCTGATAAAGGATGAACCTAGTGTCGAAAATAACGATATTCCTGCACATGATCCCGGCGGCGGATTATTTACTAAAGAGGCACCTGGATTTTCTAATGCGGAAGTGGAGAAACTTGTGGAATCAAGAGAATTTAAATACTCTGGTGTAGAGGCAGATAGAACAAAGGACTGTGCATCCACCAAGGGGGAAACTTCTTCCAGCTCTGCTGCTGCCGCTCCAGATTCAGCTTCAAAGATGAAGTttgacttaaatgaaggtttcaTTTCTGATGAGGGGAAATATGGGGAGCCAATCAACTCGAGAGGCCTTGGGTGTTTGTCAAATGTCCATATAATGAGCCCATTGCCATTTGCTGTCTCTTCTGTTTCCAGTAGTCTTCCTGCTTCTGTTACGGTGGCTGCTGCTGCCAAAGGACCTTTTGTCCCACCAGAAGATCTATTGAGAGTCAAAGGGGAGTTTGGATGGAAAGGATCAGCAGCCACAAGTGCTTTTCGTCCAGCTGAACCCAGAAAAGCACTTGACATGCATTCATGTTCCACGGCCATCTCTCTTTCTGAAGCTTCTACTAGCAAGCATGGTCGGCCTCCATTAGATATTGATCTGAATGTAGCAGATGAAAGAACCTTTGATGACATAAATTCTCGGGATTCTGTTCTAGCGATAGTATCTGCGGTGGACCATATAACTGATCTTGTTGCATCAAAAAGTAAACACCCAGATTCTCCTGCTGTTCATAGTTCTGGGGGACTCGATCTTGATTTGAATAGAGTTGATGAACCTAATGATGTAGGGCAATGCTCCTTGAGTAGCAGTCATAGATTAGAGGGTGTAGTGTTACCCTCAAAATCGATTTCATCCGGCGGCTTACCAACTGTAGAAGTCAGGAGGGACTTTGATTTAAATAACGGGCCTGGTGTTGATGATTCAAGTGTGGAACAGCCTCTATTCTACCAGAGTCATCAGGGAATCTTGCGTTCCCAATTTAATGCTTCTAGCCTCAGAATGAACAATCCAGAAATGGGAAACTTATCGTCTTGGTTTGCTCCTGGGAATAGTTACTCAACTATGACAATTCCATCAATTTTGTCTGATCGTGGGGAGCAGCCGCCGTTTCCAATAACCCCATCTGGTGCCCCGCGAATGTTAGGTCCAGCTGCTGCTGGTCCCCCCTTCACTCCAGATGTTTTCAGGGGTTCAGTATTGTCATCATCACCTGCTGTGCAATTTTCACCTTCGCCTTTCCAGTATCCTGTGTTCCCTTTTGGAACCACTTTCCCACTTCCTTCTGCAACATATGCAGTTGGATCAGCCTCTTATATTGATTCGTCCTCTGGTGGAAGGCTTTTTACTCCGCCTGTGAATTCACAGTTACTGGGACATGTAGGTGCTGTGTCATCTCAATATCCAAGGCCTTATGTGGTTGCAGTTCCTGACGTTAACAGCAATGGAGCCGTAGACCACAACAGAAAACGGAGCCGGCAAGGTCTGGATCTGAATGCAGGTCCTGGAGCTATGGACTTGGACGGGAAAGAAGAGTCAGTTCCATTGGCATCAAGGCAACTTTCTGTTGCTGGCTCACAGGCACATGCAGACGAGCATGGGATGATGTATCCTGTGGCTGGGGGTCTACTGAAGAGGAAGGAACCTGAGGGAGGATGGGACAGCGAGAGCTTCAGGTTCAAGCAATCATCATGGCAGTAG
- the LOC104102471 gene encoding uncharacterized protein isoform X2, translated as MHATVQPGGRSPKPMNGPISSSQLKPGSDNVQSSVTSFPPQVKGKKRERGEQGSESIKRERSVKSDDSESILKSEISKITEEGGLVDNEGAAKLVQLMQPDRLDRKMDLISRSMLASVVAATDKFDCLDRFVQLKGLPVLDGWLQDVRKGRIVEFSNIKEGDKPVEEFLLVLLRALDKLPVNLQALQMCNIGRSVNHLRQHKNIEIQRKARSLVDTWKKRVEAEMNVIDAKSGSNQAVTWPSRSRLPEASHSGNKNPGGSSDATKSLVTQFSASKTTSIKPTPMETSIKSESLSPSSIKQASSPSSGKVGQPRVSAVGYCDVHLAKEDKSSSSSQSHNHSQSFSGKEDARSSTAVSMSSIKISNGGSRHRKSINGGHGSSVSGGQKESSTNRNSSLHRNPSTDKLLQSALSGEKTVHVPAVEGSSHKLIVKISNKGRSPARSASGGSYEDPTIMSSRASSPAFSEKNDQPDRNSKEKTDAYRSNVTFDVNGESWQSNVLKDVLTGSDEGDGSPVAIPEEERSKTVGEGRKSAEVAKAASSSSGTELKSAKLHEASFSSMNALIESCVKYSEANTSMSLSDAVGMNLLASVATEEMSKSERVSPSISPQGESPSGEETGTGDELKSKSSPVDSSSGDLIGQNDGDGNGGKEKQLIAASTSWSEGKLHAYRSAVTEFTGDRRPTSSPSEEKTTGECFNSSCIGSQTAGDLKSDVNGKLGEMEKSAASPCSVSERTSDGEQSKQFQEEKVVSTKTFDGVLDAELDGHGSSIVEDQVTNALLSMEDLKRPVEVSTSKFEGDHKNEVSRVLGVASTELKPASIVAKSEPTEGSDKEELQPTGFSRDSVARQGGQPDKIDAKNTKQVEKLNSDQEAVDASVIEDKAIFESNLARRNLIKDEPSVENNDIPAHDPGGGLFTKEAPGFSNAEVEKLVESREFKYSGVEADRTKDCASTKGETSSSSAAAAPDSASKMKFDLNEGFISDEGKYGEPINSRGLGCLSNVHIMSPLPFAVSSVSSSLPASVTVAAAAKGPFVPPEDLLRVKGEFGWKGSAATSAFRPAEPRKALDMHSCSTAISLSEASTSKHGRPPLDIDLNVADERTFDDINSRDSVLAIVSAVDHITDLVASKSKHPDSPAVHSSGGLDLDLNRVDEPNDVGQCSLSSSHRLEGVVLPSKSISSGGLPTVEVRRDFDLNNGPGVDDSSVEQPLFYQSHQGILRSQFNASSLRMNNPEMGNLSSWFAPGNSYSTMTIPSILSDRGEQPPFPITPSGAPRMLGPAAAGPPFTPDVFRGSVLSSSPAVQFSPSPFQYPVFPFGTTFPLPSATYAVGSASYIDSSSGGRLFTPPVNSQLLGHVGAVSSQYPRPYVVAVPDVNSNGAVDHNRKRSRQGLDLNAGPGAMDLDGKEESVPLASRQLSVAGSQAHADEHGMMYPVAGGLLKRKEPEGGWDSESFRFKQSSWQ; from the coding sequence ATGCATGCAACAGTGCAGCCTGGTGGTCGTTCTCCTAAACCAATGAATGGCCCTATATCATCATCACAATTGAAACCTGGTTCTGATAATGTACAAAGTAGTGTAACTTCTTTTCCTCCACAAGTCAAGGGAAAGAAAAGGGAGCGGGGAGAACAGGGTTCTGAATCTATTAAGCGTGAACGTTCAGTTAAATCTGATGATAGTGAAAGCATCTTGAAATCTGAAATTTCTAAAATAACGGAAGAAGGAGGGCTTGTGGACAATGAAGGGGCTGCAAAACTTGTTCAGCTCATGCAACCAGATAGATTGGACAGGAAAATGGATTTGATTAGTCGTTCAATGCTTGCAAGTGTTGTAGCTGCGACTGACAAGTTTGACTGCCTTGACAGGTTTGTGCAGCTAAAGGGTTTGCCTGTGTTAGATGGGTGGCTTCAAGATGTTCGTAAAGGAAGGATTGTTGAATTTAGTAATATTAAGGAGGGTGATAAACCAGTTGAGGAATTTCTCTTGGTTTTGCTGCGTGCACTTGATAAGCTTCCTGTGAATCTTCAAGCACTACAGATGTGCAATATTGGTAGATCTGTTAATCACTTGCGCCAACATAAAAACATTGAGATCCAGAGAAAGGCACGGAGCTTAGTTGACACATGGAAGAAACGTGTAGAAGCTGAAATGAACGTCATTGATGCTAAGTCTGGTTCAAATCAAGCTGTCACATGGCCCTCAAGATCACGGTTGCCCGAGGCTTCTCATAGCGGCAACAAAAATCCTGGTGGTTCTAGTGATGCAACAAAGAGCTTAGTTACACAGTTTTCTGCATCTAAAACGACCTCAATTAAGCCTACACCAATGGAAACTAGCATAAAGTCTGAGTCCTTATCCCCAAGCTCCATAAAACAAGCATCATCTCCTTCATCTGGAAAAGTGGGTCAGCCAAGAGTTTCAGCTGTTGGTTACTGTGATGTTCATCTAGCAAAGGAAGATAAAAGCAGCAGTTCTAGCCAGTCTCACAATCACAGTCAATCCTTCTCAGGGAAAGAGGACGCAAGGAGTTCAACTGCAGTGTCAATGAGCAGCATCAAGATCTCTAATGGTGGTTCTCGGCACCGCAAATCAATAAATGGTGGTCATGGATCATCAGTATCTGGAGGTCAAAAAGAAAGTTCTACAAACAGAAATTCTTCATTGCACAGAAACCCTAGCACTGATAAGTTGCTGCAGTCTGCATTGAGTGGTGAAAAAACAGTTCATGTGCCTGCTGTTGAGGGGAGTAGTCACAAATTGATAGTTAAGATTTCTAACAAGGGTCGCAGTCCTGCCCGGAGTGCTAGTGGAGGATCATATGAAGACCCTACCATCATGAGCAGCCGAGCTTCTTCTCCTGCGTTTTCCGAAAAGAATGATCAGCCTGATCGTAATTCTAAGGAGAAGACTGACGCATATCGATCAAATGTTACTTTTGACGTGAATGGAGAATCATGGCAGAGCAATGTCTTGAAAGATGTTCTCACTGGATCTGACGAAGGTGATGGATCACCTGTTGCTATTCCGGAGGAAGAGCGAAGTAAAACTGTTGGTGAGGGCAGGAAATCAGCTGAAGTTGCAAAAGCTGCTTCTTCATCATCAGGAACGGAACTGAAGTCAGCGAAACTGCACGAAGCTTCTTTCAGCTCCATGAATGCATTGATTGAGAGTTGTGTAAAATATTCTGAAGCAAACACGTCCATGTCACTAAGTGATGCTGTTGGAATGAATCTGCTTGCCAGTGTGGCTACTGAAGAAATGTCCAAGTCAGAGAGGGTTTCACCTTCTATTTCTCCACAAGGAGAAAGTCCTTCAGGTGAAGAGACTGGCACAGGTGATGAGCTTAAGTCAAAGTCATCTCCTGTAGATAGTTCTTCTGGTGACCTTATTGGGCAAAATGACGGTGATGGTAATGGTGGTAAAGAGAAACAGTTAATTGCTGCTAGTACTTCGTGGTCTGAGGGCAAACTACATGCTTACAGAAGTGCAGTGACGGAGTTTACCGGAGATAGAAGACCCACTTCATCTCCTTCTGAAGAAAAAACTACGGGAGAGTGCTTCAACTCTTCCTGCATTGGTTCGCAGACAGCTGGAGATTTAAAATCAGATGTTAATGGGAAGTTGGGTGAGATGGAAAAGTCTGCTGCTTCTCCTTGCAGTGTATCAGAAAGGACCAGTGATGGTGAACAGAGCAAACAATTCCAGGAGGAAAAAGTGGTTTCCACTAAGACTTTTGACGGTGTTCTAGATGCTGAATTAGATGGACATGGTAGTTCAATAGTAGAAGACCAAGTCACTAATGCCCTTTTAAGCATGGAAGACTTAAAACGACCAGTTGAAGTTTCCACTTCTAAATTTGAAGGCGACCACAAAAATGAGGTGAGTAGGGTGTTAGGTGTTGCTAGTACAGAGCTGAAACCAGCTTCGATTGTGGCAAAATCTGAACCTACAGAGGGAAGTGACAAGGAAGAGCTGCAACCAACTGGTTTTAGTCGAGATTCTGTTGCACGCCAAGGTGGACAGCCTGATAAAATAGATGCAAAAAATACTAAGCAGGTAGAAAAGCTAAATTCTGATCAAGAAGCGGTTGATGCTTCTGTTATTGAGGATAAAGCCATATTTGAATCTAATTTAGCTAGAAGAAATCTGATAAAGGATGAACCTAGTGTCGAAAATAACGATATTCCTGCACATGATCCCGGCGGCGGATTATTTACTAAAGAGGCACCTGGATTTTCTAATGCGGAAGTGGAGAAACTTGTGGAATCAAGAGAATTTAAATACTCTGGTGTAGAGGCAGATAGAACAAAGGACTGTGCATCCACCAAGGGGGAAACTTCTTCCAGCTCTGCTGCTGCCGCTCCAGATTCAGCTTCAAAGATGAAGTttgacttaaatgaaggtttcaTTTCTGATGAGGGGAAATATGGGGAGCCAATCAACTCGAGAGGCCTTGGGTGTTTGTCAAATGTCCATATAATGAGCCCATTGCCATTTGCTGTCTCTTCTGTTTCCAGTAGTCTTCCTGCTTCTGTTACGGTGGCTGCTGCTGCCAAAGGACCTTTTGTCCCACCAGAAGATCTATTGAGAGTCAAAGGGGAGTTTGGATGGAAAGGATCAGCAGCCACAAGTGCTTTTCGTCCAGCTGAACCCAGAAAAGCACTTGACATGCATTCATGTTCCACGGCCATCTCTCTTTCTGAAGCTTCTACTAGCAAGCATGGTCGGCCTCCATTAGATATTGATCTGAATGTAGCAGATGAAAGAACCTTTGATGACATAAATTCTCGGGATTCTGTTCTAGCGATAGTATCTGCGGTGGACCATATAACTGATCTTGTTGCATCAAAAAGTAAACACCCAGATTCTCCTGCTGTTCATAGTTCTGGGGGACTCGATCTTGATTTGAATAGAGTTGATGAACCTAATGATGTAGGGCAATGCTCCTTGAGTAGCAGTCATAGATTAGAGGGTGTAGTGTTACCCTCAAAATCGATTTCATCCGGCGGCTTACCAACTGTAGAAGTCAGGAGGGACTTTGATTTAAATAACGGGCCTGGTGTTGATGATTCAAGTGTGGAACAGCCTCTATTCTACCAGAGTCATCAGGGAATCTTGCGTTCCCAATTTAATGCTTCTAGCCTCAGAATGAACAATCCAGAAATGGGAAACTTATCGTCTTGGTTTGCTCCTGGGAATAGTTACTCAACTATGACAATTCCATCAATTTTGTCTGATCGTGGGGAGCAGCCGCCGTTTCCAATAACCCCATCTGGTGCCCCGCGAATGTTAGGTCCAGCTGCTGCTGGTCCCCCCTTCACTCCAGATGTTTTCAGGGGTTCAGTATTGTCATCATCACCTGCTGTGCAATTTTCACCTTCGCCTTTCCAGTATCCTGTGTTCCCTTTTGGAACCACTTTCCCACTTCCTTCTGCAACATATGCAGTTGGATCAGCCTCTTATATTGATTCGTCCTCTGGTGGAAGGCTTTTTACTCCGCCTGTGAATTCACAGTTACTGGGACATGTAGGTGCTGTGTCATCTCAATATCCAAGGCCTTATGTGGTTGCAGTTCCTGACGTTAACAGCAATGGAGCCGTAGACCACAACAGAAAACGGAGCCGGCAAGGTCTGGATCTGAATGCAGGTCCTGGAGCTATGGACTTGGACGGGAAAGAAGAGTCAGTTCCATTGGCATCAAGGCAACTTTCTGTTGCTGGCTCACAGGCACATGCAGACGAGCATGGGATGATGTATCCTGTGGCTGGGGGTCTACTGAAGAGGAAGGAACCTGAGGGAGGATGGGACAGCGAGAGCTTCAGGTTCAAGCAATCATCATGGCAGTAG